In Equus quagga isolate Etosha38 chromosome 14, UCLA_HA_Equagga_1.0, whole genome shotgun sequence, one DNA window encodes the following:
- the NEU3 gene encoding sialidase-3 isoform X2, translating to MEEVTSCSFNSPLFQQEDKRGVTYRIPALLYVPPTHTFLAFAEKRSTCRDEDALHLVLRRGVRTEHSVQWGPLKPLMEATLPGHRTMNPCPVWEQKSGCVYLFFICVRDHVTERQQIVSGRNAARLCFICSQDAGCSWSELRDLTEEVIGPEMKRWATFAVGPGHGIQLQSGRLVIPAYAYYIPYRFFCFRLPCKARPHSLMIYSDDLGATWHHGRLIKPMVTVECEVAEVTERTGYPVLYCSARTPNRCRAEALSTDHGECFQRPALSQQLCEPPHGCQGSVVSFQPLEIPHGYQDPSGQDAPTIQQNPLLDRSLRLEQEAGTLSQSWLLYSHPTSKKRRVNLGIYLNQTPLEAACWSRPWILHCGPCGYSDLAALEKEGLFACLFECGIKRECEQIAFRLFTVQEIVSHVQGDCTSPGRISEPIQN from the exons ATGGAAGAAGTGACATCGTGCTCCTTCAACAGCCCTCTGTTCCAGCAGGAAGACAAGAGAGGGGTCACCTACcgaatcccagccctgctctaCGTGCCCCCCACCCACACCTTCCTGGCCTTTGCTGAGAAGCGCTCCACCTGCAGGGATGAGGATGCTCTCCACCTGGTGCTGAGGCGAGGGGTGAGGACTGAGCACTCAGTACAG TGGGGACCCCTGAAGCCACTGATGGAAGCCACCTTACCTGGGCATCGGACCATGAACCCCTGTCCTGTGTGGGAGCAGAAGAGTGGCTGTGTGTACCTATTCTTCATCTGTGTACGGGACCATGTCACTGAGCGTCAGCAGATTGTGTCAGGCAGGAATGCTGCCCGCCTCTGCTTCATCTGTAGTCAAGATGCTGGTTGTTCATGGAGCGAGTTGAGGGACCTGACTGAGGAGGTCATTGGCCCAGAAATGAAGCGTTGGGCCACATTTGCTGTGGGCCCAGGTCATGGCATCCAGCTGCAGTCAGGGAGGCTCGTCATCCCTGCATATGCCTACTACATCCCTTACCGGTTCTTTTGCTTCCGGCTACCATGTAAAGCCAGACCTCATTCCCTGATGATCTACAGTGATGACCTAGGCGCCACATGGCACCATGGCAGGCTCATTAAGCCTATGGTGACAGTGGAGTGTGAAGTGGCAGAGGTGACTGAGAGGACTGGTTACCCTGTGCTATATTGCAGTGCCCGGACACCAAACAGGTGCCGGGCAGAGGCTCTCAGCACTGACCATGGTGAATGCTTTCAgagaccagccctgagccaacagctCTGTGAACCCCCACATGGCTGCCAAGGCAGTGTGGTGAGTTTCCAGCCCCTGGAGATCCCACATGGGTACCAGGACCCTAGTGGCCAAGATGCTCCTACCATTCAGCAGAACCCTCTGCTGGACCGCTCACTGAGGCTAGAGCAGGAAGCTGGAACACTGTCACAATCATGGCTCTTGTATTCACACCCAACTAGTAAGAAACGGAGGGTCAACCTAGGCATTTACCTCAACCAGACCCCCTTGGAGGCCGCCTGCTGGTCTCGCCCCTGGATCTTGCACTGTGGGCCCTGTGGCTACTCTGATTTGGCTGCTCTGGAGAAGGAGGGCTTGTTTGCCTGTTTGTTTGAGTGTGGGATCAAGCGAGAGTGTGAGCAGATCGCCTTCCGTCTGTTTACAGTCCAAGAGATCGTGAGCCATGTGCAAGGGGACTGCACTAGCCCTGGTAGGATCTCTGAGCCAATTCAAAACTAA
- the NEU3 gene encoding sialidase-3 isoform X1 encodes MEEVTSCSFNSPLFQQEDKRGVTYRIPALLYVPPTHTFLAFAEKRSTCRDEDALHLVLRRGVRTEHSVQPTVVDSPLSSRNRILPALQKLLLCPFSFPKWGPLKPLMEATLPGHRTMNPCPVWEQKSGCVYLFFICVRDHVTERQQIVSGRNAARLCFICSQDAGCSWSELRDLTEEVIGPEMKRWATFAVGPGHGIQLQSGRLVIPAYAYYIPYRFFCFRLPCKARPHSLMIYSDDLGATWHHGRLIKPMVTVECEVAEVTERTGYPVLYCSARTPNRCRAEALSTDHGECFQRPALSQQLCEPPHGCQGSVVSFQPLEIPHGYQDPSGQDAPTIQQNPLLDRSLRLEQEAGTLSQSWLLYSHPTSKKRRVNLGIYLNQTPLEAACWSRPWILHCGPCGYSDLAALEKEGLFACLFECGIKRECEQIAFRLFTVQEIVSHVQGDCTSPGRISEPIQN; translated from the exons ATGGAAGAAGTGACATCGTGCTCCTTCAACAGCCCTCTGTTCCAGCAGGAAGACAAGAGAGGGGTCACCTACcgaatcccagccctgctctaCGTGCCCCCCACCCACACCTTCCTGGCCTTTGCTGAGAAGCGCTCCACCTGCAGGGATGAGGATGCTCTCCACCTGGTGCTGAGGCGAGGGGTGAGGACTGAGCACTCAGTACAG CCAACAGTTGTGGACTCACCACTCAGCTCAAGAAATAGAATACTGCCAGCACTTCAGAAGCTTCTCTTatgccccttctccttcccaaag TGGGGACCCCTGAAGCCACTGATGGAAGCCACCTTACCTGGGCATCGGACCATGAACCCCTGTCCTGTGTGGGAGCAGAAGAGTGGCTGTGTGTACCTATTCTTCATCTGTGTACGGGACCATGTCACTGAGCGTCAGCAGATTGTGTCAGGCAGGAATGCTGCCCGCCTCTGCTTCATCTGTAGTCAAGATGCTGGTTGTTCATGGAGCGAGTTGAGGGACCTGACTGAGGAGGTCATTGGCCCAGAAATGAAGCGTTGGGCCACATTTGCTGTGGGCCCAGGTCATGGCATCCAGCTGCAGTCAGGGAGGCTCGTCATCCCTGCATATGCCTACTACATCCCTTACCGGTTCTTTTGCTTCCGGCTACCATGTAAAGCCAGACCTCATTCCCTGATGATCTACAGTGATGACCTAGGCGCCACATGGCACCATGGCAGGCTCATTAAGCCTATGGTGACAGTGGAGTGTGAAGTGGCAGAGGTGACTGAGAGGACTGGTTACCCTGTGCTATATTGCAGTGCCCGGACACCAAACAGGTGCCGGGCAGAGGCTCTCAGCACTGACCATGGTGAATGCTTTCAgagaccagccctgagccaacagctCTGTGAACCCCCACATGGCTGCCAAGGCAGTGTGGTGAGTTTCCAGCCCCTGGAGATCCCACATGGGTACCAGGACCCTAGTGGCCAAGATGCTCCTACCATTCAGCAGAACCCTCTGCTGGACCGCTCACTGAGGCTAGAGCAGGAAGCTGGAACACTGTCACAATCATGGCTCTTGTATTCACACCCAACTAGTAAGAAACGGAGGGTCAACCTAGGCATTTACCTCAACCAGACCCCCTTGGAGGCCGCCTGCTGGTCTCGCCCCTGGATCTTGCACTGTGGGCCCTGTGGCTACTCTGATTTGGCTGCTCTGGAGAAGGAGGGCTTGTTTGCCTGTTTGTTTGAGTGTGGGATCAAGCGAGAGTGTGAGCAGATCGCCTTCCGTCTGTTTACAGTCCAAGAGATCGTGAGCCATGTGCAAGGGGACTGCACTAGCCCTGGTAGGATCTCTGAGCCAATTCAAAACTAA
- the NEU3 gene encoding sialidase-3 isoform X3, producing MEATLPGHRTMNPCPVWEQKSGCVYLFFICVRDHVTERQQIVSGRNAARLCFICSQDAGCSWSELRDLTEEVIGPEMKRWATFAVGPGHGIQLQSGRLVIPAYAYYIPYRFFCFRLPCKARPHSLMIYSDDLGATWHHGRLIKPMVTVECEVAEVTERTGYPVLYCSARTPNRCRAEALSTDHGECFQRPALSQQLCEPPHGCQGSVVSFQPLEIPHGYQDPSGQDAPTIQQNPLLDRSLRLEQEAGTLSQSWLLYSHPTSKKRRVNLGIYLNQTPLEAACWSRPWILHCGPCGYSDLAALEKEGLFACLFECGIKRECEQIAFRLFTVQEIVSHVQGDCTSPGRISEPIQN from the coding sequence ATGGAAGCCACCTTACCTGGGCATCGGACCATGAACCCCTGTCCTGTGTGGGAGCAGAAGAGTGGCTGTGTGTACCTATTCTTCATCTGTGTACGGGACCATGTCACTGAGCGTCAGCAGATTGTGTCAGGCAGGAATGCTGCCCGCCTCTGCTTCATCTGTAGTCAAGATGCTGGTTGTTCATGGAGCGAGTTGAGGGACCTGACTGAGGAGGTCATTGGCCCAGAAATGAAGCGTTGGGCCACATTTGCTGTGGGCCCAGGTCATGGCATCCAGCTGCAGTCAGGGAGGCTCGTCATCCCTGCATATGCCTACTACATCCCTTACCGGTTCTTTTGCTTCCGGCTACCATGTAAAGCCAGACCTCATTCCCTGATGATCTACAGTGATGACCTAGGCGCCACATGGCACCATGGCAGGCTCATTAAGCCTATGGTGACAGTGGAGTGTGAAGTGGCAGAGGTGACTGAGAGGACTGGTTACCCTGTGCTATATTGCAGTGCCCGGACACCAAACAGGTGCCGGGCAGAGGCTCTCAGCACTGACCATGGTGAATGCTTTCAgagaccagccctgagccaacagctCTGTGAACCCCCACATGGCTGCCAAGGCAGTGTGGTGAGTTTCCAGCCCCTGGAGATCCCACATGGGTACCAGGACCCTAGTGGCCAAGATGCTCCTACCATTCAGCAGAACCCTCTGCTGGACCGCTCACTGAGGCTAGAGCAGGAAGCTGGAACACTGTCACAATCATGGCTCTTGTATTCACACCCAACTAGTAAGAAACGGAGGGTCAACCTAGGCATTTACCTCAACCAGACCCCCTTGGAGGCCGCCTGCTGGTCTCGCCCCTGGATCTTGCACTGTGGGCCCTGTGGCTACTCTGATTTGGCTGCTCTGGAGAAGGAGGGCTTGTTTGCCTGTTTGTTTGAGTGTGGGATCAAGCGAGAGTGTGAGCAGATCGCCTTCCGTCTGTTTACAGTCCAAGAGATCGTGAGCCATGTGCAAGGGGACTGCACTAGCCCTGGTAGGATCTCTGAGCCAATTCAAAACTAA